In Quercus lobata isolate SW786 chromosome 12, ValleyOak3.0 Primary Assembly, whole genome shotgun sequence, a genomic segment contains:
- the LOC115971094 gene encoding glutamyl-tRNA reductase 1, chloroplastic-like, with protein sequence MAVSTSFAGAKLEAMFLKSSSSSSSSRASLSSQVPQISGKPIRNRKTLIRRGAVRCEVAASDVSLQTDKLSALELLKTSAADRYTKERSSIVVIGLSVHTTPVEMREKLAIPEAEWPRAIGELCSLNHIEEAAVLSTCNRMEIYVVALSQHRGVKEVTEWMSKTSGIPVSELCEHRFLLYNKDATQHIFEVSAGLDSLVLGEGQILAQVKQVVKVGQGVVGFGRNISGLFKHAITVGKRVRTETNIAAGAVSVSSAAVELALMKLPESSNATAKMLVIGAGKMGKLVIKHLAAKGCTKMVVVNRTEERVAAIREELKGVEIIYKPLTEMLTCAAESDVVFTSTASETPLFLKEHVKDLPPVSSEVGGLRLFVDISVPRNVGSCVTDIETVQVYNVDDLKEVVAANKEDRLQKAMEAQAIIAEESKQFEAWRDSLETVPTIKKLRAYAERIRVAELEKCLSKMGDDISKKTKRAVEDLSKGIVNRLLHGPMQHLRCDGSDSRTLSETLENMHALNRMFSLETEISVLEQKLRAKVENQK encoded by the exons ATGGCAGTCTCGACGAGCTTTGCTGGTGCGAAATTGGAGGCTATGTTCCTCAAATCTTCGTCTTCCTCATCCTCGTCGAGAGCCTCGCTTTCTTCTCAGGTGCCTCAGATTTCTGGGAAGCCAATTCGGAACAGGAAAACCCTAATTCGGAGAGGTGCTGTGAGGTGCGAGGTTGCTGCCTCCGATGTTTCGCTTCAGACCGATAAGCTCTCCGCTCTTGAACTGCTCAAAACTTCTGCTGCTGACA GATATACAAAAGAAAGGAGTAGCATTGTGGTCATTGGGCTTAGTGTTCACACTACCCCTGTTGAAATGCGTGAAAAACTTGCCATTCCAGAAGCAGAATGGCCTCGAGCTATTGGGGAGCTGTGCAGTTTAAATCATATTGAAGAAGCTGCAGTTCTTAGCACCTGCAATAGAATGGAAATATATGTTGTAGCTCTTTCTCAGCATCGTGGTGTCAAAGAAGTGACCGAATGGATGTCAAAG ACAAGCGGAATCCCTGTTTCAGAACTTTGTGAGCATCGCTTTTTGCTTTACAATAAAGATGCTACACAGCATATTTTTGAAGTATCTGCTGGTCTTGACTCTCTTGTCCTTGGAGAAGGTCAAATTCTTGCACAGGTTAAACAAGTTGTCAAAGTTGGGCAAGGAGTTGTGGGCTTTGGGAGGAACATTAGTGGGCTGTTCAAGCATGCAATCACTGTGGGAAAGCGTGTTAGGACTGAGACTAACATTGCTGCTGGAGCAGTTTCTGTTAGCTCTGCTGCCGTCGAGCTGGCCTTAATGAAGCTGCCTGAATCCTCAAATGCTACTGCTAAAATGTTGGTAATTGGAGCAGGCAAGATGGGGAAACTTGTGATCAAACACTTGGCTGCAAAAGGTTGCACAAAGATGGTGGTTGTAAATAGAACTGAGGAGAGAGTTGCAGCCATCCGTGAAGAGTTGAAAGGTGTTGAGATAATATATAAACCCCTCACAGAAATGCTAACGTGTGCTGCTGAATCAGATGTCGTGTTCACCAGCACAGCATCGGAAACCCCACTATTTTTGAAAGAGCATGTTAAGGACCTTCCCCCTGTTAGTTCCGAAGTTGGGGGTTTGAGGCTCTTTGTTGATATCTCTGTACCCCGGAATGTGGGCTCATGTGTCACAGATATTGAAACTGTGCAAGTTTACAATGTTGATGACCTTAAGGAGGTAGTGGCTGCTAATAAAGAGGATCGCCTTCAGAAAGCAATGGAAGCACAAGCAATTATTGCTGAAGAATCAAAACAATTTGAAGCATGGAGGGATTCATTGGAGACTGTTCCTACCATTAAGAAATTGAGGGCTTATGCGGAAAGAATCAGAGTTGCAGAGCTAGAAAAATGCTTGTCAAAGATGGGTGATGATAtttcaaagaaaacaaagagagcTGTGGAGGATCTTAGCAAGGGTATAGTGAACAGGCTCCTTCATGGTCCAATGCAGCATCTGAGATGTGATGGGAGTGACAGCCGGACCCTGAGTGAGACCCTTGAAAATATGCATGCTCTTAATAGAATGTTCAGCCTCGAGACAGAGATATCTGTGTTAGAACAGAAACTTCGAGCCAAGGTGGAAAACCAGAAGTAA